Proteins from a single region of Candidatus Micrarchaeum acidiphilum ARMAN-2:
- a CDS encoding GrpE protein: MAGEEKKEDIAKNNANGKEADSKPGKPEANKETGQEAKAGEAEELRDKLLRLAAEFDNYKKRSRSELERAKNEGKAELVKSLLPIIDEFELAVLVASKSKDENVSKGIAMVFSNLMDALKGFGMQEIPTKGTYDPYRHEIITIMKSDKDGGSILEVVKKGYTFNGIMLRPASVIIAADKSPANPEPEKTSGEGNPAEEQK, from the coding sequence ATGGCAGGCGAAGAAAAAAAGGAGGATATAGCCAAAAATAACGCGAACGGCAAGGAAGCGGATTCAAAGCCGGGAAAGCCAGAGGCAAACAAGGAAACGGGCCAGGAAGCGAAAGCCGGCGAGGCCGAGGAACTGCGGGATAAGCTGCTCAGGCTTGCTGCAGAATTCGACAATTACAAAAAACGCTCCAGGAGCGAATTGGAAAGAGCAAAAAATGAAGGAAAAGCCGAGCTCGTGAAGTCACTGCTGCCCATAATAGACGAATTCGAACTTGCAGTCCTTGTTGCAAGCAAGTCAAAGGACGAAAACGTTTCCAAGGGAATTGCAATGGTATTCTCGAACCTGATGGATGCGCTGAAGGGCTTCGGCATGCAAGAAATACCCACCAAAGGCACGTACGATCCATACCGGCACGAAATAATAACCATAATGAAAAGTGACAAGGACGGCGGCAGCATACTCGAAGTGGTAAAAAAGGGTTACACCTTCAACGGGATAATGCTCCGCCCGGCATCGGTCATAATAGCTGCGGATAAATCCCCGGCAAATCCAGAACCGGAAAAAACTTCCGGCGAGGGCAACCCAGCTGAAGAACAAAAATAA
- a CDS encoding nitrogen-fixing NifU domain protein: MEGSSFSLWSIEKLGNIKNRGKPAKFNASANLENTMCGDDVTVYLSIQDNRIKDASFEGEGCSATVAAADALMEFIKSKEVDEVVSFGSDFMESLLNVKIEPSRSRCVNLGLRAVKAAIAEYSKSATS; this comes from the coding sequence ATGGAAGGCAGCAGTTTTAGTTTATGGTCTATCGAAAAGCTTGGCAATATAAAGAACAGAGGTAAGCCTGCAAAATTCAATGCGAGCGCCAACCTGGAAAACACGATGTGCGGGGACGATGTCACAGTTTATCTCAGTATACAGGACAATAGAATAAAAGATGCATCGTTCGAAGGGGAGGGCTGTTCAGCAACAGTAGCCGCTGCGGACGCACTAATGGAGTTCATAAAGAGCAAGGAAGTGGATGAAGTGGTGTCATTTGGAAGTGATTTCATGGAGAGCCTGCTAAACGTGAAGATCGAGCCTTCGCGCAGCAGGTGTGTCAATCTGGGGCTCAGGGCGGTAAAGGCGGCGATAGCAGAATATTCCAAGAGCGCAACATCTTGA
- a CDS encoding thymidylate kinase, which translates to MPFIVVEGVNGAGKTVASSKLAEALGNAQIVKTPMPGFLEELKEYFVRNQENIVARVTFFDAATKHTCDLIRDMLCRDPNRFVIADRYWYSTMASHLAYDRVFNGSKSRDEIIEIMNISKKYFIRPDLVILIDVDPEERRRRIALRKDGRDDAWHTENADERLFVAFKEEYEKVFDDLRKDGTKILKVNNTRTEIDQTAEIIRKATGIMLKRNTA; encoded by the coding sequence ATGCCTTTTATAGTAGTAGAGGGAGTTAATGGAGCTGGAAAAACAGTAGCGTCTAGCAAGCTTGCGGAGGCTCTCGGAAATGCACAGATTGTCAAGACCCCAATGCCGGGGTTTCTTGAGGAGCTGAAGGAGTATTTTGTCAGGAACCAGGAAAATATTGTGGCCAGAGTGACGTTCTTCGACGCTGCTACAAAGCACACCTGTGATTTGATAAGGGATATGCTTTGCAGGGACCCCAACAGATTTGTCATTGCTGACAGATACTGGTATTCTACAATGGCTTCCCACCTAGCTTATGACAGGGTATTCAACGGATCCAAAAGCAGGGATGAGATAATCGAGATAATGAACATTTCAAAAAAGTACTTCATCAGGCCAGACTTGGTGATACTGATTGATGTGGACCCAGAAGAGAGGCGCAGGAGGATAGCGCTGAGGAAGGACGGAAGAGATGATGCTTGGCATACGGAAAACGCAGATGAAAGGCTATTTGTTGCGTTCAAGGAAGAGTATGAGAAGGTATTTGACGATCTTAGGAAGGATGGTACAAAAATTCTAAAAGTGAATAATACGAGGACGGAGATCGACCAGACCGCCGAGATAATACGCAAGGCTACCGGTATAATGTTAAAGAGGAATACTGCATGA
- a CDS encoding Sm-family ribonucleoprotein: protein MQQERPFDLLNRVISQQVLIRLKNNLNIRGKVTSFDAHMNIVLDNAEELDANGELKAKLGTILLRGGNIIFVSPV from the coding sequence ATGCAACAAGAAAGACCATTTGACTTGCTAAACAGGGTAATAAGCCAGCAGGTTCTGATAAGATTGAAGAACAACCTCAACATCCGGGGCAAAGTGACTTCTTTCGATGCGCATATGAACATAGTGCTTGACAACGCCGAAGAGCTTGATGCCAACGGAGAGCTCAAGGCAAAGCTCGGCACGATCCTGCTCCGCGGAGGGAATATAATATTCGTATCCCCAGTATAA
- a CDS encoding chaperone protein DnaK codes for MKIIGIDLGTSNSAAAVLEGGKPVIIPSSEGTSLYGKAFPSYVAFTKDGQRLVGDPARRQAVANPEGTITAFKRKMGSDFEYTIYGKHYKPQELSALLLQKIKKDAEAFLGEEVKKAVITVPAYFNDNQRQATKDAGEIAGLEVVRLVNEPTAACLAYGLDKSASEMKILVYDLGGGTLDVTIMDFGAGVFEVKATSGDTQLGGTDMDNAITDFLVGEVNKSAGVDVRKDLQAMQRIREAAEKAKIDLSTVLSTEINLPFLSQKDGQPVNFTYTMTRAKLESLVVPIIERSAKPVMQALKDAKLEPTALSKVILIGGPTRMPIVQRYVEQLLGKKVERGVDPMEAVALGAAVQAGVLTGEVKDILLLDVTPLTLGIETLGGVTTPLIERNTTIPVKKTEVFSTAEDFQTSVDIHVTQGERTLAKDNIDLGKFTLTGIPPARRGVPQIEVTFDIDANGILHVTAKDKASGKSQSMDIVAPHKMSKDDIEKKMEEAKQYEEQDKQLREQVEAKNTAESMIYTTERTLEDYKDKASKEDIEKINAAKSSLQDAINKDDYESIKSRMDELKNLLADFGSKMYGSASGGKAGPEGPAPDQGPASGPDDSGAADADFKVEK; via the coding sequence ATGAAGATAATAGGAATAGATTTGGGAACATCAAATTCGGCTGCTGCGGTACTCGAAGGCGGAAAGCCGGTGATAATACCAAGCAGCGAAGGAACCTCGTTGTACGGCAAGGCTTTCCCGAGCTATGTGGCGTTTACCAAAGATGGCCAGAGGCTCGTCGGGGATCCTGCAAGAAGGCAGGCGGTCGCCAATCCGGAAGGCACAATAACAGCGTTCAAGCGCAAGATGGGATCAGACTTTGAATACACGATTTACGGAAAGCACTACAAGCCGCAGGAGCTGTCAGCACTTCTCCTTCAAAAGATCAAAAAGGATGCCGAAGCGTTTCTGGGCGAGGAAGTCAAAAAGGCCGTCATCACAGTGCCGGCATATTTCAACGACAACCAAAGGCAGGCGACAAAAGACGCCGGCGAAATAGCTGGACTTGAGGTAGTGCGCCTGGTAAACGAGCCTACTGCGGCATGCCTGGCATACGGCCTTGACAAGTCAGCAAGCGAAATGAAGATACTGGTATACGACCTTGGCGGAGGCACTCTCGATGTCACTATAATGGATTTCGGCGCAGGGGTGTTCGAAGTAAAAGCAACAAGCGGAGACACGCAGCTCGGAGGCACCGACATGGATAATGCGATAACCGATTTCCTTGTCGGGGAGGTGAACAAGTCCGCAGGCGTGGACGTGAGGAAGGATCTTCAGGCAATGCAGAGGATCAGGGAGGCTGCCGAGAAGGCAAAAATAGACCTTTCGACAGTACTTTCTACCGAGATCAACCTGCCGTTCCTGTCTCAAAAAGACGGGCAGCCGGTAAACTTCACCTATACTATGACCAGGGCCAAGCTGGAAAGCCTGGTCGTGCCGATAATAGAAAGATCCGCGAAGCCTGTGATGCAGGCGCTTAAGGATGCAAAGCTCGAGCCGACTGCGCTGTCAAAAGTTATACTGATAGGCGGGCCTACCAGGATGCCTATAGTGCAAAGATACGTAGAGCAGCTCCTTGGCAAGAAGGTGGAGCGCGGCGTTGACCCCATGGAGGCAGTGGCGCTAGGGGCGGCAGTGCAGGCAGGGGTGCTTACAGGAGAAGTAAAGGACATACTGCTATTGGACGTAACGCCGCTTACCCTCGGCATAGAGACGCTCGGGGGAGTCACTACGCCGTTGATAGAAAGGAACACGACCATTCCGGTGAAAAAAACCGAGGTGTTCAGTACTGCTGAGGATTTCCAGACAAGCGTTGACATACACGTAACGCAGGGCGAAAGAACTCTTGCAAAGGACAACATAGACCTGGGCAAATTCACCCTGACCGGCATACCTCCCGCAAGGAGGGGCGTGCCGCAGATCGAGGTCACCTTCGACATAGACGCCAACGGCATACTCCACGTTACGGCCAAGGACAAGGCGTCAGGAAAAAGCCAGAGCATGGACATAGTGGCCCCGCACAAGATGAGCAAGGATGACATAGAAAAGAAGATGGAAGAGGCCAAGCAGTACGAAGAGCAGGACAAGCAGCTGAGGGAGCAGGTAGAGGCAAAAAACACAGCCGAATCTATGATATACACGACAGAAAGGACACTCGAGGATTACAAGGACAAGGCATCCAAGGAAGACATTGAAAAGATAAACGCGGCAAAGTCAAGCCTGCAGGATGCAATCAACAAGGACGACTACGAATCCATAAAGTCTAGGATGGACGAGCTGAAGAACCTACTTGCGGACTTCGGCTCAAAGATGTACGGTAGCGCATCCGGAGGCAAAGCAGGCCCCGAAGGCCCTGCTCCCGACCAGGGTCCGGCAAGCGGTCCGGATGATTCTGGCGCCGCAGATGCGGACTTCAAGGTCGAAAAATGA
- a CDS encoding heat shock protein Hsp20: protein MSKKFEMVVQMKTDRNEKQKKEIVAYDPFGVLTDMNRAFNSFIGLGPKKMVSEFMNNGMRMPEADIVDNGDSLTIKIDMPGVDKKDIKLKVTNTRIIVSAEKNQEKEQNDKGFYSRERSSVGYYRAIELPEPVIAAKSKAKYDNGTLTIIADKKDRENEVEPKID, encoded by the coding sequence ATGTCAAAAAAATTTGAAATGGTGGTGCAAATGAAGACCGATAGGAACGAGAAGCAGAAGAAGGAGATAGTCGCGTACGACCCGTTCGGGGTGCTGACGGACATGAACAGGGCTTTTAACTCCTTTATCGGGCTGGGCCCGAAGAAGATGGTGTCCGAATTCATGAACAATGGAATGAGGATGCCAGAAGCCGACATCGTCGACAACGGAGACAGCCTCACGATAAAGATAGACATGCCAGGGGTGGACAAAAAGGACATAAAGCTGAAGGTAACTAACACCAGGATAATCGTAAGCGCTGAGAAGAACCAGGAAAAGGAGCAGAACGACAAGGGATTTTACTCCAGGGAAAGGTCTTCAGTAGGATATTACAGGGCCATAGAGCTCCCGGAGCCGGTAATAGCCGCCAAGTCAAAGGCCAAGTATGACAACGGCACGCTGACAATCATCGCAGACAAGAAGGACAGGGAAAATGAGGTAGAGCCCAAGATAGACTAG
- a CDS encoding oxidoreductase domain protein gives MEKLTYGIIGLGHIAEKAYLKAAGYAAGAELIAVCDKDKSRLALADGLGVSTYSNYGDMIAKEKPDFIVALTPHNEYHDIIKAAARRGIGVFKEKPLGRDLKEAKRFVALAEKNEIKLGVGLQRRFSSLNRNFESMKNAISGIFFVEGKYTMHVDNPGEGWRGQKSLAGGGCIIDMGYHMLDMLIWYFGMPEYVHAYISTAAMPKTNYDAEDTALVSFKYGNGAYGSVTISRYYYPKTEYVKAVGNNFVGALERESAELINKDGRVVKRMDYKYDMVNLAAVQIDNFCRLIKGDKNAVDLIPDNLRVMSLIDAIYASANKGRYVKVNHAGV, from the coding sequence GTGGAGAAGCTTACTTATGGAATAATAGGTCTTGGACATATTGCCGAGAAGGCATATCTTAAGGCGGCAGGGTATGCTGCAGGAGCCGAGCTAATTGCGGTGTGTGACAAGGATAAATCAAGACTTGCTTTGGCAGATGGTCTTGGAGTAAGCACGTATTCCAACTATGGTGATATGATTGCCAAGGAAAAACCGGATTTTATAGTTGCGCTTACGCCGCATAACGAATATCATGATATTATCAAGGCTGCAGCCAGACGTGGGATAGGCGTATTCAAGGAAAAGCCGCTCGGGCGCGACTTGAAGGAGGCAAAACGCTTTGTTGCTCTTGCAGAGAAGAACGAAATAAAGCTTGGAGTAGGTTTGCAGCGCAGATTCAGCAGCCTCAACAGAAACTTTGAGAGCATGAAAAATGCGATATCCGGGATATTCTTTGTAGAAGGCAAGTACACCATGCACGTTGACAATCCTGGCGAGGGATGGCGCGGGCAAAAAAGCCTCGCTGGAGGCGGCTGCATAATAGACATGGGATATCATATGCTAGACATGCTCATATGGTATTTTGGCATGCCGGAGTATGTACACGCGTATATTAGCACGGCAGCTATGCCGAAGACGAATTATGACGCTGAGGACACTGCGCTTGTAAGCTTTAAGTATGGGAATGGGGCATACGGATCTGTGACCATATCTAGGTATTACTACCCGAAAACAGAATATGTAAAGGCCGTTGGCAATAACTTTGTAGGCGCCCTTGAAAGGGAAAGCGCAGAGTTGATAAACAAGGACGGCAGAGTTGTGAAGCGGATGGACTACAAGTATGACATGGTGAACCTGGCGGCAGTGCAGATTGACAATTTCTGCAGGTTGATAAAAGGCGATAAGAATGCGGTTGACTTGATTCCGGATAACCTCAGGGTTATGTCACTGATAGACGCAATTTATGCATCGGCCAACAAGGGCAGGTATGTCAAGGTAAACCATGCGGGGGTGTAA
- a CDS encoding CMP/dCMP deaminase zinc-binding translates to MSTKIKFGSEKAAETEKFIPECVSLARKSDCNESNYGAVIVYEGKVVGSGYNHIPEVLAGEYTCKACPRRNVELHGGVGFELCVTIHAEEAAIQDFYARNGFNKELLSKSTMIVERLNKNGELSVFNSEFVPYCTKCAGEVYKAGLKEVIYHRSDGFMSFSPKELVLDSVASLATNWRRQISEFTKKD, encoded by the coding sequence ATGAGCACCAAGATAAAATTTGGATCCGAAAAGGCCGCCGAGACAGAAAAGTTTATCCCGGAATGCGTCAGTCTTGCTAGGAAGAGCGACTGCAACGAATCCAACTACGGCGCAGTAATAGTATATGAAGGGAAGGTGGTCGGCTCGGGATACAACCACATACCGGAAGTGCTTGCGGGCGAGTATACCTGCAAAGCCTGCCCGCGCAGAAATGTGGAGCTCCATGGCGGAGTGGGATTCGAACTGTGCGTAACTATTCATGCCGAGGAGGCCGCAATACAGGACTTTTACGCCAGGAACGGCTTCAACAAAGAACTGCTTTCCAAGTCTACTATGATAGTTGAGAGGTTGAACAAGAATGGAGAGTTGAGTGTATTCAACAGCGAATTTGTGCCGTATTGCACGAAATGCGCAGGAGAAGTATACAAAGCCGGGCTGAAGGAGGTTATTTATCACAGGTCTGACGGTTTTATGTCTTTCAGCCCAAAGGAGCTTGTGCTTGACTCCGTTGCAAGCCTCGCCACAAACTGGCGCAGGCAAATATCCGAATTTACAAAAAAGGATTAG
- a CDS encoding RNA polymerase Rpb1 domain 5: MPNKKESSFEVVSGEPVGVVAAQSFGEPSTQMVLRTFHSAGIASTVVTGLPRILEIIDARKKQKSPIMVIRLEKKDEKDYNKAKELRHRIEEVKVRSLISKFSEDLKTATMQLQFDKEKLDLYDTTLRFIVGKISSKFPEVEVSAAGNDLSIKYKSKKDIKAIRTTFVNIRNTAVMGVQGILKASVQQDDDGTFYITTNGSNMPEIINVEGVDKDRLYSNNLFDVFKVYGVEAARNMIANELKSTIENEGFTVSFRHVSLLADTMTYNGAIRSAGRHGIAGEKASVFARAAYEETVKHFVNASIFGEVDELKGVAENILIGKQIKVGTGRVKLVIKNEDLKKIKGIS, from the coding sequence ATGCCAAATAAAAAGGAATCATCGTTTGAAGTAGTTTCCGGAGAGCCAGTGGGTGTGGTAGCTGCCCAGTCATTCGGCGAGCCCTCAACGCAGATGGTATTGAGGACCTTCCACAGCGCAGGCATAGCCTCTACTGTGGTCACCGGACTGCCAAGAATACTGGAGATAATAGACGCAAGAAAGAAGCAGAAGAGTCCTATAATGGTTATAAGGCTCGAGAAGAAGGACGAAAAGGACTACAACAAGGCCAAAGAGCTGAGGCACAGGATTGAGGAAGTGAAGGTGAGATCGCTAATATCTAAATTTTCAGAAGACCTCAAGACAGCGACCATGCAGCTCCAGTTTGACAAGGAAAAACTTGATCTCTATGATACCACGCTGCGCTTCATAGTGGGCAAGATATCCTCAAAGTTCCCAGAGGTGGAGGTTTCAGCCGCGGGCAATGATCTCTCCATAAAATACAAGTCAAAGAAGGACATAAAGGCGATAAGGACAACCTTTGTAAACATAAGGAATACTGCCGTAATGGGCGTGCAGGGAATACTTAAGGCGTCAGTACAGCAGGACGATGACGGAACATTCTACATAACCACAAACGGCAGCAATATGCCTGAAATAATAAATGTCGAAGGCGTGGACAAGGACAGGCTGTACAGCAACAACCTTTTTGACGTGTTCAAAGTTTACGGGGTAGAGGCGGCAAGGAACATGATAGCCAATGAGCTCAAGAGCACAATAGAAAACGAGGGCTTTACTGTGAGCTTCAGGCACGTGTCTCTGCTCGCCGACACAATGACATACAACGGCGCAATCAGAAGCGCAGGCAGGCATGGCATCGCAGGGGAGAAGGCATCTGTCTTCGCACGGGCCGCTTACGAGGAGACGGTCAAGCACTTCGTCAATGCCAGCATATTCGGGGAGGTAGACGAGCTGAAAGGCGTCGCAGAGAACATACTTATCGGGAAGCAGATAAAGGTAGGAACTGGAAGGGTCAAGCTAGTGATAAAGAACGAGGACCTCAAGAAAATAAAAGGGATAAGTTGA